From a region of the Fischerella sp. JS2 genome:
- a CDS encoding Tic22 family protein: MKSLVRWGTTLGLVGSTLLATVFSGNAPVLALPEQQIAEKLNEVPVFLITNPQGVPLTRTLPPAQNGQKSTTVADVFMNGQEAQAFLEELRKQKDPKLVEMVKTLQVKPVPMGVVYKKLREDRNKPDRVLFALQPGQQDLQGAVTLLRQKGQEVKGLIVPVFIVQSADKGYVSVKRKSNNQEIVPLFLSQKDAQGLLNQVKKDIPKAEIQVVDIEGVIQTLQKKNDEWLKQVTLVPSSESLEYISKQPRTNAPNTAATPNLKPNNAVTPPTKPKK, from the coding sequence ATGAAATCATTGGTTCGCTGGGGTACAACATTAGGTTTAGTGGGGAGTACTCTGCTGGCAACAGTTTTTAGCGGAAATGCCCCAGTACTAGCATTACCCGAACAACAAATAGCAGAAAAACTGAATGAAGTACCTGTTTTTCTCATCACTAACCCCCAAGGTGTACCCCTAACTCGTACTCTGCCTCCTGCCCAAAACGGGCAAAAAAGTACTACGGTGGCAGATGTTTTTATGAATGGACAAGAAGCCCAGGCCTTTTTGGAAGAACTACGGAAACAAAAAGACCCGAAACTTGTAGAAATGGTGAAAACCCTGCAAGTAAAACCTGTGCCAATGGGAGTCGTTTATAAAAAGCTCAGAGAAGATAGAAATAAACCAGATCGTGTCTTGTTTGCCCTTCAACCCGGACAGCAAGATCTCCAAGGAGCAGTCACACTACTACGCCAAAAAGGTCAAGAGGTCAAAGGCTTAATTGTACCCGTGTTTATTGTTCAATCGGCAGACAAGGGCTACGTTTCAGTCAAACGGAAGTCTAACAATCAGGAAATTGTGCCTTTGTTTTTGAGTCAAAAGGACGCCCAAGGTTTGTTAAACCAGGTCAAGAAAGATATTCCGAAAGCGGAAATTCAGGTAGTTGATATTGAAGGCGTCATCCAAACCTTGCAGAAAAAAAATGATGAGTGGTTAAAGCAAGTTACCTTAGTACCTTCTTCAGAAAGCTTAGAATATATCAGCAAACAGCCAAGGACTAATGCACCTAACACAGCTGCGACACCAAATCTCAAGCCCAATAATGCTGTCACACCACCCACTAAACCGAAAAAATAA
- a CDS encoding GNAT family N-acetyltransferase: protein MGFWKTWFSASEPIATTKTTSFEEHTVDSAGNSSGVSEASTQEVRIVFSTERDIDLYELEELCDAVGWSRRPLRKVKKAIEHSFLVASMWQVRGNKRRLIGFARATSDHAFNATIWDVVVHPDFQGKGLGKALMKYVLKKLRSEEISNVTLFADPHVVDFYQSLGFMSDPEGIKGMFWYPQ, encoded by the coding sequence ATGGGTTTTTGGAAAACTTGGTTTAGTGCTTCTGAACCGATCGCAACAACTAAAACTACTTCCTTTGAAGAGCATACAGTGGACAGCGCTGGTAATTCCAGTGGTGTTAGCGAAGCTTCTACCCAGGAGGTTCGCATTGTTTTTAGTACAGAAAGAGATATTGATTTATATGAACTTGAAGAACTATGTGATGCGGTTGGTTGGTCGCGTCGCCCTTTAAGAAAAGTCAAAAAAGCTATTGAGCATAGTTTTCTCGTTGCTTCAATGTGGCAAGTGCGAGGTAATAAAAGGCGACTCATTGGTTTTGCCCGTGCTACCTCAGATCATGCTTTTAATGCCACAATTTGGGATGTGGTAGTCCATCCAGACTTTCAAGGTAAAGGGCTGGGTAAAGCACTGATGAAATACGTTCTCAAGAAACTGAGAAGTGAAGAAATCAGTAATGTGACTCTTTTCGCTGATCCCCATGTTGTAGACTTCTACCAAAGCTTGGGTTTTATGTCCGATCCAGAAGGCATTAAAGGTATGTTCTGGTATCCTCAATAA
- a CDS encoding alpha/beta hydrolase, translated as MATIEILGVPHAYELTAPTSYPHTLVFIHGWLNSRGYWQPVISRLSGDFQCLSYDLRGFGQSQSNKYTDFIHQGVSFDLSSIHRSDFANPFESLYTPAAYAKDLIALLEQLNITSAWLVGHSLGGTIALWGTAQKPERIRGVICINSGGGIYLKEAFEQFRLAGQRFLQIRPRWLSQVPLIDLLFSRASVVRPLERYWARQRIIDFISADPEAALGTLLDSTTEDEINRLPQLVAQLKQPIYFIAGAQDKVMEPKYVRHLASFHPLFQYSGNNVIEIPGCGHLSMLEQPEAVADHIRSIVFKHSEIKVRD; from the coding sequence ATGGCTACCATCGAAATCTTGGGCGTTCCACACGCATACGAACTTACAGCTCCCACATCCTATCCCCATACTTTGGTATTTATTCACGGTTGGCTCAATAGTCGTGGCTATTGGCAACCTGTGATTTCTCGCTTGTCTGGTGATTTTCAATGTCTGTCTTATGATTTAAGGGGTTTTGGCCAATCCCAGTCCAATAAATATACTGATTTTATTCATCAGGGAGTTTCTTTTGACCTAAGTTCTATCCACCGCAGTGATTTTGCCAATCCATTTGAGTCTCTTTACACACCCGCTGCCTACGCAAAGGATTTAATTGCTCTGTTGGAACAGCTAAATATTACTAGTGCCTGGCTTGTTGGTCATTCCTTAGGAGGTACGATCGCTCTGTGGGGAACTGCTCAGAAGCCTGAGCGCATTCGGGGAGTGATCTGTATCAACTCTGGTGGCGGTATTTATCTCAAAGAAGCCTTTGAGCAGTTTCGCCTGGCAGGTCAACGATTTTTACAAATTCGTCCTCGATGGCTTAGTCAAGTACCTTTAATTGATTTGCTATTTAGTAGAGCGAGTGTGGTGCGTCCCCTAGAACGCTACTGGGCACGTCAGCGGATCATTGATTTCATTAGCGCCGATCCAGAAGCAGCTTTAGGAACATTGCTAGATTCTACTACCGAGGATGAAATTAACCGCTTACCACAGTTAGTAGCGCAACTGAAACAGCCAATTTATTTCATTGCAGGCGCTCAAGATAAGGTCATGGAACCTAAGTATGTGCGTCATTTAGCAAGTTTTCATCCGTTGTTCCAATACAGTGGAAACAATGTGATCGAAATTCCTGGCTGTGGGCATCTATCTATGTTAGAGCAACCAGAGGCAGTCGCTGATCATATCCGCTCAATTGTTTTTAAACACTCGGAAATCAAGGTTAGGGACTAA
- the tsaD gene encoding tRNA (adenosine(37)-N6)-threonylcarbamoyltransferase complex transferase subunit TsaD, with amino-acid sequence MASVLAIETSCDETAVAIVNNRQVISNIVTSQIPVHSQYGGVVPEVASRQHLEVINIAIAQALEQAQLDWQGIDGIAASCAPGLVGALLVGLTAAKTLAMVHNKPFLGVHHLEGHIYANYLSEPSLQPPFLSLLVSGGHTSLIYVKDCGVYETLGETRDDAAGEAFDKVARLLQLGYPGGPIIDKLAQQGNSQAFSLPEGRVSLPNGGYHPYDASFSGLKTAVLRLVQQFQKQKQPVPVTDVAASFQDTVARSLTKRAIACASDYGLHTIAVGGGVAANSGLRKQLQAAAIEYNLRVLFPPLKYCTDNAAMIGCAASDHLSRGHTSPLTLGVHSRLGLTQVMELYRG; translated from the coding sequence ATGGCAAGCGTTTTAGCGATAGAAACCAGCTGTGATGAAACTGCTGTAGCAATTGTTAACAATCGTCAAGTAATAAGTAATATTGTGACCTCGCAAATTCCTGTCCACAGCCAATACGGCGGCGTAGTGCCAGAAGTGGCATCAAGACAGCACTTAGAAGTCATTAATATAGCGATCGCTCAAGCTCTAGAACAAGCCCAGCTAGATTGGCAAGGGATAGATGGGATCGCCGCCTCCTGTGCGCCTGGGCTAGTAGGAGCACTGCTAGTTGGGTTAACTGCTGCCAAAACCCTGGCGATGGTACACAACAAACCTTTTTTGGGTGTTCATCACCTAGAAGGTCACATTTACGCTAATTACCTCAGCGAACCTAGCCTCCAGCCTCCTTTTTTAAGCTTACTAGTTTCCGGCGGACATACAAGCTTAATCTACGTCAAAGATTGTGGTGTATACGAAACTCTGGGCGAAACTCGTGATGATGCTGCTGGTGAAGCCTTTGATAAAGTCGCCCGTCTTTTACAGTTAGGTTATCCTGGTGGGCCAATTATAGATAAGTTAGCGCAACAAGGAAATTCCCAAGCCTTTAGTCTACCAGAAGGAAGAGTTTCTTTACCGAATGGTGGCTATCATCCCTACGATGCGAGTTTTAGTGGCTTAAAAACAGCCGTGCTACGTCTGGTGCAGCAATTTCAGAAACAAAAGCAACCAGTACCAGTGACAGATGTTGCAGCTAGTTTTCAGGATACCGTCGCGCGATCGCTCACTAAAAGGGCAATAGCTTGTGCGAGCGACTATGGTCTACATACAATTGCCGTGGGTGGTGGTGTCGCAGCTAACAGTGGCTTGAGAAAGCAATTACAAGCCGCAGCCATAGAGTATAACCTCAGAGTTTTATTTCCTCCCCTCAAATATTGCACTGACAACGCCGCGATGATTGGTTGTGCTGCCTCTGATCATTTGAGTCGGGGTCATACCTCACCTTTAACTCTCGGCGTTCACTCTCGCCTGGGATTGACGCAGGTGATGGAGTTGTATAGGGGATAA
- a CDS encoding photosystem I reaction center protein PsaF subunit III — protein MRRLFALILAICLWFNFAPAANALGADLVPCSESSAFAQRAQVARNTTADPQSGQKRFERYSQAYCGPEGLPHLIVDGRLDRAGDFLIPSILFLYIAGWIGWVGRAYLQTIKKQGGDVEQKEIQIDVPLALPIMLSGFAWPAAAIKELLSGELTAKDEEIPISPR, from the coding sequence ATGCGACGCTTGTTTGCTTTGATTTTAGCGATTTGTCTTTGGTTTAACTTTGCTCCTGCCGCTAATGCGCTGGGAGCAGATCTTGTACCTTGTAGTGAATCTTCTGCCTTTGCTCAGCGTGCACAAGTTGCTCGCAACACCACTGCTGATCCCCAGTCTGGGCAAAAGCGATTTGAGCGTTATTCTCAGGCATACTGTGGTCCTGAGGGTTTACCTCACTTAATTGTGGATGGTCGTTTAGACCGCGCTGGTGACTTTTTAATTCCCAGCATCCTCTTTTTGTATATTGCTGGTTGGATTGGCTGGGTTGGTCGTGCTTACCTGCAAACAATCAAAAAGCAAGGAGGCGACGTAGAACAGAAGGAAATTCAAATCGATGTTCCTTTGGCACTGCCAATCATGCTATCCGGCTTTGCTTGGCCAGCAGCAGCAATCAAAGAATTGCTTTCTGGTGAATTAACAGCCAAGGATGAAGAAATTCCCATTTCACCACGCTAG
- the psaJ gene encoding photosystem I reaction center subunit IX codes for MDNQSPLFKFLTTAPVITTIWLFITAGILIEFNRFFPDLLFHPLP; via the coding sequence ATGGATAATCAAAGCCCTTTGTTTAAGTTTCTTACTACAGCACCTGTAATCACTACGATATGGCTGTTCATTACAGCAGGCATTTTGATTGAATTTAACCGCTTTTTCCCCGATTTACTTTTCCACCCGTTGCCATAA
- a CDS encoding photosystem I reaction center protein subunit XI, with the protein MAQAVDASKNLPSDPRNREVVFPAKRDPQIGNLETPINSSALTKWFINNLPAYRPGITPFRRGLEVGMAHGYWIFGPFAKLGPLRNAVNADLAGLLSAIGLIVILTIALSLYANSNPPEPVASVTAPHPSDAFHTKEGWSNFGSAFLIGGIGGAVTAYFLTVNIGLIQGFFG; encoded by the coding sequence ATGGCGCAAGCAGTAGATGCATCCAAAAATCTTCCTAGCGATCCTAGAAATCGGGAAGTAGTTTTTCCAGCAAAACGTGATCCGCAAATTGGCAACCTAGAAACACCAATTAATTCTTCTGCCTTAACCAAGTGGTTCATTAACAATTTGCCTGCATATCGTCCAGGTATTACTCCTTTTAGAAGAGGACTGGAAGTTGGCATGGCTCATGGTTACTGGATTTTTGGCCCCTTTGCCAAATTAGGTCCCCTGCGGAATGCTGTGAATGCTGACTTAGCTGGTTTGTTATCAGCTATTGGCTTAATTGTGATTTTGACTATTGCCCTATCTTTGTACGCAAATAGTAATCCTCCCGAACCAGTTGCGAGTGTAACTGCACCTCATCCTTCTGATGCTTTCCATACTAAAGAAGGTTGGAGCAACTTCGGCAGTGCTTTCTTGATTGGTGGTATTGGTGGTGCTGTAACAGCCTACTTCTTAACTGTCAATATCGGATTGATTCAAGGTTTCTTTGGTTAA
- the gmk gene encoding guanylate kinase, with the protein MMQVLSIQSGATTKDCPSSGKLIVLTGPSGVGKGTLMRSLLARHPELYYSVSATTRSPRPGEIDGKDYYFISRSKFEQLMAAGEFLEWAEFAGNYYGTPREPVINQICSGKLVVLEIELEGARQIRRSFPEALSIFILPPSFSELEKRIRTRGQDSEEAIARRLRRAQDEINAADEFDIQIVNDDFETTLKSIEATLFG; encoded by the coding sequence ATGATGCAAGTCTTATCCATCCAGAGTGGTGCTACTACCAAAGATTGTCCATCTTCTGGCAAGCTAATTGTCTTAACCGGACCTAGTGGTGTCGGCAAAGGCACTTTAATGCGATCGCTTCTGGCGCGTCATCCAGAGCTTTACTATTCTGTATCTGCAACTACTCGTTCTCCTCGTCCAGGAGAAATCGACGGCAAAGATTATTACTTTATTAGCCGTAGTAAATTTGAACAATTGATGGCAGCAGGTGAATTCTTAGAGTGGGCAGAATTTGCTGGCAACTATTACGGTACTCCCCGTGAACCAGTCATCAACCAAATTTGTTCTGGCAAATTGGTAGTACTGGAAATAGAGTTAGAAGGAGCTAGACAAATCCGCCGTTCCTTTCCTGAAGCACTCAGTATTTTTATCTTGCCGCCTTCATTCAGCGAGTTAGAGAAACGGATACGTACTCGCGGACAAGACTCGGAAGAAGCGATCGCTCGTCGTCTACGCCGCGCCCAAGATGAGATTAATGCTGCTGATGAATTTGATATTCAAATCGTTAATGACGATTTTGAAACAACTCTCAAATCTATAGAAGCAACTTTGTTTGGATAG
- the remA gene encoding extracellular matrix/biofilm regulator RemA, which translates to MDIQLINIGFGNIVSANRVVAIVSPESAPIKRIITDARDRGQLIDATYGRRTRAVIITDSSHVILSAIQPETVANRFVVSREHQAVDN; encoded by the coding sequence ATGGACATTCAGTTAATCAACATCGGTTTCGGCAATATTGTGTCCGCCAACCGAGTAGTTGCCATTGTCAGTCCAGAGTCTGCCCCTATTAAGCGAATCATTACGGATGCACGCGATCGAGGTCAACTTATTGATGCAACCTATGGTCGTCGTACCAGGGCTGTAATTATTACAGATTCCAGCCATGTTATCCTCTCGGCGATTCAACCGGAAACGGTTGCAAATCGTTTTGTGGTTTCCCGTGAACATCAGGCGGTAGATAACTAA
- a CDS encoding serine hydrolase, whose amino-acid sequence MTIPFVLAAALMAKYVTTQSARTSAAQPLNSLNAAASGGILLAAKSSTQKTLKLRTNVPDSVLLPATSSTQKKLKLHTTPLPRPSWAIAKGMPIPSRLPGKENTEVAYNLDTPPDFKYSQQLQKIVNEVVKLTAAKGLPKKPLSITLIDAKTGETAGYQQDVPRYPASVVKTFWLTVLYSQIESGIWKNEEDFTPYIAKMIKESDNEAASYIVDQITATRSQPKLKSEKFKSWKNRREQVNRFFREAGYKRINVSQKTFPLYYLNLPEPKGSESQMLSRPAWNPNRITTRQAARLMYEICYLKTAVSQAASQKMCDWLERDLNPKAWQAPDLYAFNPVRGFLGQSLSKTNVSFHSKAGWTSRSRAEMAMVSTGDEKATYVLAIFGHSPAYSNSVDIFPQISRLVYKRMTARDTKPESKPVALSNTHGVN is encoded by the coding sequence ATGACTATTCCATTTGTGCTGGCAGCTGCTTTGATGGCTAAGTACGTGACTACACAGTCTGCAAGAACATCTGCTGCACAACCATTAAATTCACTGAATGCTGCTGCATCAGGCGGTATTTTGCTTGCTGCTAAATCATCTACTCAAAAAACATTAAAATTACGTACAAATGTACCAGACTCTGTACTACTTCCTGCGACATCATCTACTCAAAAAAAATTAAAATTACATACTACTCCACTACCACGTCCTAGTTGGGCGATCGCTAAAGGAATGCCTATTCCTTCTCGTCTTCCAGGAAAAGAAAATACAGAAGTTGCCTATAATCTCGATACACCTCCAGATTTTAAATACAGCCAACAGTTGCAAAAAATTGTTAATGAAGTTGTGAAGCTAACTGCTGCTAAAGGTCTGCCGAAAAAACCTTTATCAATTACATTGATAGATGCGAAAACAGGCGAGACAGCAGGATACCAGCAAGACGTACCTAGATATCCTGCTAGTGTAGTAAAGACCTTCTGGCTGACGGTTTTATATTCCCAAATCGAGAGTGGGATTTGGAAAAATGAAGAAGATTTTACTCCTTACATCGCCAAGATGATTAAGGAGTCTGATAATGAAGCTGCTAGCTACATTGTTGATCAAATTACTGCTACACGTTCTCAACCCAAACTCAAGAGCGAAAAATTTAAGAGTTGGAAAAATAGACGTGAACAAGTAAATAGGTTTTTCCGCGAAGCTGGCTATAAACGGATTAATGTGAGCCAAAAAACTTTTCCGCTTTATTACCTCAATCTTCCAGAACCCAAAGGTAGTGAATCACAAATGTTAAGTAGACCTGCTTGGAATCCGAATCGGATTACAACCAGACAAGCAGCCAGACTGATGTACGAGATTTGTTACCTGAAAACAGCTGTTTCTCAAGCAGCTAGTCAAAAAATGTGTGACTGGCTAGAAAGGGATTTAAATCCGAAAGCTTGGCAAGCTCCGGATTTGTATGCTTTCAATCCTGTGCGAGGTTTTTTAGGTCAGTCTTTATCTAAGACTAACGTTAGTTTTCATTCTAAGGCTGGTTGGACTTCTCGCTCCCGTGCAGAAATGGCAATGGTTTCCACAGGAGATGAAAAAGCAACCTATGTTTTAGCCATTTTTGGACACAGTCCTGCATACTCCAATAGCGTAGATATTTTTCCGCAAATTTCTCGTCTTGTCTACAAGCGTATGACTGCTCGTGATACTAAACCAGAATCTAAGCCTGTAGCACTTTCCAATACACATGGTGTGAACTAA
- a CDS encoding IS1 family transposase (programmed frameshift), producing MECPRCGSCHNRKNGKKRGKQNHICCDCGRQFIDVYKPPRGYSDEIKQECLKMYVNGMGFRGIERVKNVHHTTIIHWVKRVGTQLADTPNSKEIPQVGELDELETFIGFKKNKIWLWTAVNHFTQGILAWVLGDRSSTTFQQLWNIVQCWQSYFYVTDGYPVYPCFVPDGDQIVSKTYMTRVENENTRLRHYLARLHRKTLCYSKTEEMLRYSVRLLLHYLKYRSVPLPA from the exons ATGGAATGTCCACGCTGTGGATCTTGTCATAACCGTAAGAATGGAAAGAAAAGAGGTAAACAGAATCACATTTGCTGTGATTGTGGTCGTCAATTCATTGATGTCTATAAACCACCCAGGGGCTACTCGGATGAAATCAAACAAGAATGCCTAAAAATGTACGTCAATGGTATGGGATTTCGTGGAATTGAAAGGGTGAAAAACGTTCATCATACTACCATTATTCATTGGGTTAAACGAGTGGGTACACAATTGGCGGATACACCAAATTCAAAGGAAATTCCGCAGGTGGGAGAACTAGATGAATTAGAAACATTTATTGGTT TCAAAAAAAATAAAATCTGGTTGTGGACGGCGGTAAATCACTTTACTCAAGGTATTCTTGCTTGGGTTTTAGGTGATCGTAGTTCGACTACTTTCCAACAGTTATGGAACATTGTCCAGTGTTGGCAGAGTTATTTTTACGTCACAGATGGATACCCTGTTTACCCTTGTTTTGTTCCTGATGGTGACCAAATTGTGAGTAAGACCTACATGACACGAGTCGAAAATGAAAACACAAGGCTTAGACATTATTTGGCTCGTCTTCATCGTAAAACTTTATGTTATTCCAAAACCGAGGAAATGCTGAGATACTCTGTTCGATTGTTATTGCACTACCTCAAATATCGTTCTGTTCCCTTACCTGCCTAA
- the mraY gene encoding phospho-N-acetylmuramoyl-pentapeptide-transferase yields MDAKLSPDQGLNISGIGLVSVLGVGLSVAALVLDGMANRLPWANTSLTLPFLLCAVISAAVGFFVVPMLQALKTGQIIREDGPQAHLKKAGTPTMGGIFFVPAGVIAACILANFNTNVLAVSGLTLGYGLIGWLDDWQILRRKSNKGISPRMKLALQIGFAVLFCLWLLFNQPANITNLALPFGFSLPLGLLFWPLAGFVLVAESNATNLTDGIDGLAAGTVAIALLALGALIGSTSPELMIFCAALSGACLGFLAHNRNPACVFMGDTGSLALGGALAAVGLLTNTLVTLFILSGIFFVETLSVMAQVSYYKATKGPDGKGKRLLKMAPLHHHLELSGWSELQVVAVFYIISAILAVMCLAISKF; encoded by the coding sequence GTGGACGCTAAATTATCTCCTGACCAGGGGTTGAATATTTCTGGCATAGGTTTAGTTTCTGTTTTAGGTGTAGGGTTAAGTGTCGCAGCGCTAGTTTTGGATGGCATGGCAAATAGATTGCCGTGGGCTAACACTTCCCTCACCTTGCCATTTCTATTATGCGCTGTCATTTCAGCAGCCGTGGGCTTTTTTGTTGTGCCAATGCTGCAAGCACTCAAAACAGGGCAAATTATTCGCGAAGACGGCCCCCAAGCCCACTTGAAAAAAGCAGGTACGCCGACAATGGGTGGTATCTTTTTTGTTCCTGCTGGAGTAATAGCTGCTTGTATATTAGCCAATTTTAATACAAATGTATTGGCAGTTTCAGGATTGACGCTAGGTTACGGATTGATTGGCTGGCTCGACGATTGGCAAATTTTGCGCCGTAAATCCAACAAGGGTATTTCCCCTCGAATGAAGCTTGCCCTACAGATCGGTTTTGCAGTTCTTTTCTGTTTGTGGCTGCTTTTTAATCAACCTGCTAATATCACAAATTTAGCTTTACCTTTCGGCTTCTCTTTACCTTTAGGCTTGCTGTTCTGGCCTTTGGCAGGCTTTGTATTAGTAGCAGAAAGTAATGCTACTAACTTAACAGATGGTATTGATGGATTGGCAGCAGGAACAGTAGCGATCGCATTACTAGCCTTAGGTGCGCTGATTGGTTCCACTTCACCGGAACTGATGATTTTCTGCGCTGCTTTGAGTGGTGCTTGCTTAGGCTTTTTGGCACACAACCGCAACCCAGCCTGCGTTTTCATGGGAGATACTGGTTCTCTCGCCCTGGGAGGAGCATTAGCGGCTGTAGGATTGCTTACTAACACTCTAGTAACACTATTCATCTTAAGCGGGATTTTCTTTGTAGAGACCCTATCTGTAATGGCACAAGTTAGCTACTACAAAGCTACAAAAGGCCCTGATGGCAAAGGCAAACGTTTGTTGAAAATGGCTCCACTACACCATCACCTTGAACTTTCAGGTTGGTCAGAATTACAAGTAGTAGCCGTTTTCTACATCATCAGTGCTATTTTGGCTGTTATGTGTTTGGCGATCAGTAAGTTCTGA
- a CDS encoding DUF3134 domain-containing protein, with translation MLNSPLREEPRNQRAAVIPLKQESSILDWLQTSGRLIARDTQEPDFSEDNEEEISEFLGGDDGIADYDFDDDDDIVPDEE, from the coding sequence ATGCTAAATTCCCCATTACGCGAAGAACCTCGCAATCAACGTGCTGCTGTAATACCATTAAAGCAAGAGTCCTCCATTCTGGATTGGTTGCAAACTAGTGGTCGTCTCATAGCGCGTGATACCCAAGAGCCTGATTTTAGTGAAGATAACGAAGAAGAAATTTCGGAATTTTTGGGTGGTGATGACGGTATAGCCGATTATGACTTTGATGACGATGATGATATCGTTCCAGACGAAGAGTAG